Proteins from one Stenotrophomonas aracearum genomic window:
- a CDS encoding DsbE family thiol:disulfide interchange protein, with protein sequence MPPVAIVIGVLFFFGLLGLMVYGVMKSGAPDRDILPSALIGKPAPAFDLPVLHDPDIKVSSNELRGAPYVLNVWGSWCAACREEHPILTRFAETKRVRVIGYNWKDEPADALRWLEQLGNPFVLVLTDIEGRTAIDWGVTAAPETFLVDASGVVRWKYSGALSQRVIDTQLLPELDKLERAHAQPRTTPPPAE encoded by the coding sequence CTGCCGCCCGTGGCCATAGTCATCGGCGTGCTGTTCTTCTTCGGGCTGCTCGGGTTGATGGTGTACGGGGTGATGAAGTCCGGCGCGCCGGACCGCGACATCCTGCCTTCGGCGTTGATCGGAAAGCCGGCCCCTGCCTTCGATCTGCCGGTACTGCACGATCCCGACATCAAGGTCAGCAGCAACGAACTGCGCGGCGCGCCGTACGTGCTCAACGTGTGGGGCAGCTGGTGCGCGGCCTGCCGGGAAGAACACCCGATCCTGACCCGCTTCGCCGAAACCAAACGCGTGCGCGTGATCGGCTACAACTGGAAGGACGAACCGGCCGACGCGCTGCGCTGGCTGGAACAGCTGGGCAACCCGTTCGTGCTGGTGCTGACCGACATCGAAGGCCGCACTGCGATCGACTGGGGCGTGACCGCCGCGCCGGAGACTTTCCTGGTCGATGCCAGCGGCGTGGTGCGCTGGAAGTACAGCGGCGCGCTGAGCCAGCGCGTGATCGATACGCAGTTGTTGCCGGAACTGGACAAACTGGAGCGAGCGCATGCTCAGCCGCGTACTACGCCGCCGCCTGCGGAGTGA
- a CDS encoding cytochrome c-type biogenesis protein, with product MAPLLALAQAVSDPTPLQYRDAAEEARFHALAAELRCVQCQNQSLADSNAQIAHDLRREVLTLMQQGRSDAEIKQFLVDRYGEFVLYRPLMDTRNSVLWFGPLVLVLAGAGVLFWVVRRRSRQVQPMGDSEERW from the coding sequence ATGGCGCCGCTGTTGGCGCTGGCGCAGGCCGTGTCCGACCCGACCCCGCTGCAATACCGCGATGCCGCGGAGGAAGCGCGCTTCCATGCGCTGGCCGCCGAGCTGCGCTGCGTGCAGTGCCAGAACCAGTCGCTGGCCGACTCCAACGCGCAGATCGCGCACGACCTGCGTCGTGAAGTGCTGACGCTGATGCAGCAGGGCCGGAGCGACGCAGAGATCAAGCAGTTCCTGGTGGATCGCTACGGCGAGTTCGTGCTGTACCGCCCGTTGATGGACACCCGCAACAGCGTGCTGTGGTTCGGGCCACTCGTGCTGGTGCTGGCCGGTGCCGGCGTGCTGTTCTGGGTGGTGCGGCGTCGCAGCCGCCAGGTACAACCGATGGGCGACAGCGAGGAACGCTGGTGA